One region of Bactrocera neohumeralis isolate Rockhampton chromosome 5, APGP_CSIRO_Bneo_wtdbg2-racon-allhic-juicebox.fasta_v2, whole genome shotgun sequence genomic DNA includes:
- the LOC126759720 gene encoding matrix metalloproteinase-14-like, with translation MYMNSPSDRLNGRTLKSVAKICSPRAELCVRAAVNGSVLIIFKIMTSLWLCLIICLALAWETRQAPANPNIQDSITATTTTKIEEITQEADAREKRNIEVPPPEILRFMRRFGYLEANPSDSESLYHESAIVEAIKNVQKYGALNQTGELDNQTLELFSKPRCGVPDIEGTPYYLTSSTQRAYVQSIRDRRSESRAGSDFSVRRKRFVVGAPTWKKRRLRYFISNWSRKIPKSQVERDIARALELWARYSGLRFERVNDTDADIILYFGTRYHGDNFSFDGPGNILAHAFYPYEMGSWGGDVHFDEDENWQENSTDLATGVDFYAVAAHEIGHSLGLAHSPHYNSIMFPYYKGPGAGTTLDYDDTLAMYTIYLTKVLEDDENIVTTPEGPQITLTTPTLHVEKEERSKQTTKSALPSFHDVYETVKRHKSRFASSTTKLTELSTSNTDIPPPNPTLPTLWPKPELSKIPNICLGQFDAVSVLNGTVHVFKNEYVYKLTPRYTVMNGYPLSIYEMFPFLPADVKRVDAAYERYDGAGVFFTGDKYWVFSYAQSKRPILIENSPLPIENLIGYAPHIDAVLLWPKNNLTYIFAGERFWRYNDRLKTLDVGYPKPMRRWPGIPGHIDAAATLNNGKTYFFKNNLYWLYDNANIRPMRGYPRRASSAWLHCVTTTRKPLRNYNTTVTFIAPSALT, from the exons ATGTACATGAATAGCCCCTCCGACCGATTGAATGGGCGCACTCTTAAATCAGTTGCGAAAATCTGCTCTCCCCGAGCAGAACTGTGCGTGCGTGCAGCGGTAAACGGAAGTgtgttaataattttcaaaattatgacgTCACTTTGGCTTTGTTTGATTATTTGCTTGGCGCTAGCGTGGGAGACGCGGCAAGCGCCAGCAAATCCAAATATACAAGATTCAATaactgccacaacaacaacgaagaTTGAAGAAATTACTCAAGAAGCGGATGCGCGCGAAAAACGGAACATTGAAGTGCCGCCACCGGAAATT TTGCGTTTTATGCGTCGCTTTGGCTACTTGGAGGCCAATCCAAGCGATTCGGAATCACTTTATCATGAGTCGGCGATTGTCGAAGCcataaaaaatgtacaaaaatatggAGCGCTCAACCAGACGGGCGAGCTGGACAATCAAACATTGGAG cTCTTCAGCAAGCCACGCTGCGGCGTCCCTGACATTGAAGGCACTCCGTATTATCTCACAAGCAGCACACAACGCGCCTATGTGCAAAGCATCAGAGACAGAAGGAGTGAGTCACGGGCAGGAAGTGATTTTAGTGTACGCCGCAAACGTTTTGTGGTCGGTGCGCCTACCTGGAAGAAACGGCGTTTACGTTACTT CATCAGCAATTGGTCTCggaaaattccaaaatctcAAGTGGAGCGCGACATCGCACGGGCTCTGGAGCTATGGGCACGGTATAGTGGTCTTCGTTTCGAGCGCGTCAATGACACCGATGCCGATATAATTCTCTACTTCGGCACACGATATCACGGAGACAA CTTCTCTTTCGATGGACCTGGTAATATATTGGCCCATGCTTTCTACCCCTATGAAATGGGTTCTTGGGGTGGTGACGTACACTTCGATGAGGACGAAAACTGGCAGGAGAACTCCACCGATCTAGCAACGGGTGTGGACTTTTATGCAGTTGCAGCACACGAAATCGGTCACAGTTTGGGCTTGGCGCATTCTCCACATTACAACTCAATTATGTTTCCCTACTATAAAGGTCCTGGAGCGGGCACAACACTAGATTATGATGACACATTGGCTATGTACACCATATACC TAACTAAAGTTTTGGAAGATGATGAGAATATCGTAACAACACCAGAAGGGCCGCAGATAACGTTAACCACTCCCACTCTCCATGTGGAGAAAGAGGAGAGGTCGAAGCAGACAACTAAGAGCGCATTGCCGTCATTTCATGACGTTTACGAGACCGTAAAACGACATAAA AGCCGCTTCGCTTCCAGCACGACAAAACTAACAGAACTTTCAACTAGCAATACAGATATACCACCGCCAAACCCAACGCTGCCTACTTTATGGCCAAAACCAGAACTTTCGAAGATACCAAATATATGTCTCGGCCAGTTCGATGCCGTGAGCGTGTTAAATGGAACGGTACACGTTTTCAAGAATGAATATGTCTACAAGTTAACGCCACGTTACACCGTTATGAACGg CTATCCGCTGAGCATTTATGAAATGTTTCCATTTCTACCAGCAGATGTCAAGCGCGTTGACGCTGCTTATGAGCGCTACGATGGCGCCGGCGTATTTTTTACAG GCGACAAATATTGGGTATTCAGCTATGCACAGAGCAAGCGTCCTATACTCATCGAAAATAGCCCGCTTCCAATCGAAAACTTGATAGGTTATGCGCCACATATCGACGCCGTTTTGTTGTGGC CAAAAAATAATCTGACGTATATATTTGCTGGCGAAAGATTTTGGCGTTATAATGATCGCTTGAAAACGCTGGATGTAGGCTATCCAAAGCCTATGCGCCGTTGGCCCGGCATCCCCGGCCATATTGATGCAGCAGCGACGTTAAACAATGGCAAaacttatttcttcaaaaataatcttTATTGGCTTTACGACAATGCCAACATTAGACCGATGCGTGGCTATCCCAGACGCGCCTCAAGCGCTTGGTTGCATTGTGTTACAACAACAAGGAAGCCACTACGCAATTACAATACAACAGTTACTTTTATTGCGCCTTCAGCTTTGACTTGA
- the LOC126759725 gene encoding probable insulin-like peptide 7 — MLPTPGILNSSLFLCFLLLYFLQVDSIHTEEGLELLFRERSQSDWENVWHQETHSRCRDKLIRQLFWACEKDIYRLTRRNRKRTDDEAMHKRSKPIARTWLKLDYVNTLLRTRRADAPSITNECCTKVGCTWEEYAEYCPSNKRRNHY; from the exons ATGTTACCAACCCCCGGTATTTTGAATAGCAGCTTGTTTCTATGCTTTTTGTTACTGTATTTCTTGCAAGTGGACTCCATACACACCGAAGAGGGTTTGGAGCTCTTATTTCGGGAAAG ATCACAATCGGATTGGGAAAATGTCTGGCATCAGGAGACACATTCACGCTGTCGCGACAAATTGATACGTCAACTGTTCTGGGCCTGTGAGAAGGACATTTATCGACTGACAAGACGCAATCGCAAACGTACGGACGATGAAGCAATGCATAAAAGGAGCAAAC CCATCGCACGTACCTGGCTGAAATTGGATTATGTCAACACGCTGTTGCGCACACGACGCGCCGATGCGCCCTCGATTACAAATGAGTGTTGCACTAAGGTCGGCTGCACCTGGGAGGAATATGCCGAGTATTGCCCCTCGAACAAGCGTCGCAATCACTACTGA